The following are encoded in a window of Flavobacterium cupriresistens genomic DNA:
- a CDS encoding AraC family transcriptional regulator, which produces MPRLNQFKTLVIDEFEDEKFHLPPHSHSYYEIIFIKKGSGIHHLNNNLLPYKSGDLFVISPDDEHYFDIKKSTRFFYIKFTDHYFNSKQNLTCDEFLIHTPESFMRDKTLKEIVLKLDDPCKTILRNTIENIAAYNCETDVSNSPIVFYQILSIFGLIKETLRGMNLVVKGNAIDNEQITSYIHQNIYQPKLVQIKVIATHFNIAQTYFSSYFKRTFSISYRDYIHNLRTTLIEKRFQNNQLSIKQVAHEFGFTDESHLSHYFRKRKNMNPTNYKRL; this is translated from the coding sequence ATGCCAAGATTAAATCAATTCAAAACACTTGTAATAGATGAATTTGAAGATGAAAAATTTCATCTGCCGCCCCACTCTCATAGTTATTATGAAATCATTTTTATCAAAAAAGGAAGTGGTATTCATCATTTAAACAACAATTTATTACCGTATAAATCAGGTGACTTATTTGTTATTTCGCCTGATGACGAACATTATTTTGATATTAAAAAAAGCACTCGTTTTTTTTATATCAAGTTTACAGATCATTATTTCAATTCGAAACAAAACCTAACCTGCGATGAATTCTTAATCCACACTCCGGAAAGTTTCATGCGTGATAAAACACTAAAAGAAATAGTTCTGAAATTAGACGATCCGTGTAAAACAATACTGCGAAATACAATCGAAAACATTGCCGCTTACAACTGCGAAACCGATGTGTCCAATTCACCAATTGTATTCTATCAAATCCTTTCCATCTTTGGTTTGATAAAAGAAACCCTACGCGGAATGAATCTGGTTGTTAAAGGAAATGCCATCGACAACGAACAAATCACTTCTTATATTCATCAAAATATTTATCAGCCAAAATTGGTTCAGATCAAAGTAATTGCCACTCATTTTAATATCGCGCAAACCTATTTTAGTTCTTATTTCAAAAGAACTTTTTCCATTAGCTATCGGGATTATATTCACAATTTACGAACCACTTTGATCGAAAAACGTTTTCAAAACAATCAACTGTCAATCAAACAAGTCGCTCATGAATTTGGATTTACTGATGAAAGTCATTTGTCACATTATTTCAGAAAAAGAAAAAACATGAACCCTACAAATTATAAAAGACTTTAG
- a CDS encoding helix-turn-helix domain-containing protein, with translation MKLYIKNMVCSRCKMVVKSEFEKLGLPTISVELGEVELKDAITENQKEALLHKLNALGFDLIDDKKSKTIEKIKTLIIDLVHHKNNELKINLSDYLVENLNQDYSTLSNLFSEIENTTIEKYFISQKIEKVKELLIYNELSLSEIADLLNYSNVAHLSNQFKKITGFTPTYFKQLKDKKRIQIENL, from the coding sequence ATGAAGCTCTATATCAAAAACATGGTATGCAGCAGATGTAAAATGGTTGTGAAGTCTGAGTTTGAAAAACTCGGGCTTCCAACTATTTCTGTAGAATTAGGTGAAGTTGAATTAAAAGACGCGATCACAGAAAATCAAAAAGAAGCTTTACTCCATAAGCTAAACGCCTTAGGTTTTGATTTGATTGATGACAAAAAAAGCAAAACGATCGAAAAGATCAAAACCCTTATTATCGATCTGGTCCATCATAAAAACAATGAACTCAAAATCAACCTATCCGATTATCTGGTCGAAAACCTCAACCAGGATTACAGTACGCTCAGTAATTTATTCTCGGAAATAGAAAACACCACTATCGAAAAGTATTTCATCAGCCAAAAAATAGAAAAAGTAAAAGAACTACTGATTTACAATGAACTTTCGTTAAGCGAAATCGCCGATTTACTCAATTATAGTAATGTGGCACATTTAAGCAATCAGTTTAAAAAAATTACAGGTTTTACGCCTACCTATTTTAAGCAGTTGAAAGACAAGAAACGTATTCAGATTGAGAATTTGTAA
- a CDS encoding DUF3347 domain-containing protein, translating to MKNTINAVLAAITIALSVNTTTATEVKTQILIADVQDSNSLQAVFDNYFALKDALIKSDAKTSSAKATTLLASIGAVKMDKLKNNEHNVWMKVMKKMTSDAKAISSNQDLKKQRETFKSLSKNTYELIKASGASQPVYYQYCPMADANWLSKEKAVKNPYYGSSMLTCGNVVETIK from the coding sequence ATGAAAAACACAATAAACGCTGTTTTAGCAGCAATCACAATAGCTTTGTCTGTAAACACCACAACAGCAACCGAAGTAAAAACTCAAATATTGATAGCAGACGTGCAGGACTCCAATTCGCTTCAAGCTGTTTTTGACAATTATTTTGCTTTGAAAGATGCCCTTATCAAAAGTGATGCAAAAACATCTTCAGCGAAAGCAACCACTTTATTAGCTTCAATTGGCGCTGTAAAAATGGACAAACTAAAAAACAACGAGCACAATGTCTGGATGAAAGTCATGAAAAAAATGACCTCTGATGCTAAAGCAATTTCATCTAATCAGGATCTTAAAAAACAACGTGAGACTTTCAAATCGTTGTCTAAAAACACTTACGAACTAATCAAAGCATCCGGTGCATCTCAGCCTGTTTATTACCAATATTGCCCTATGGCAGATGCCAATTGGTTGAGTAAAGAAAAAGCCGTTAAGAATCCATACTATGGTTCATCGATGCTGACTTGCGGAAATGTGGTAGAAACGATCAAATAA
- a CDS encoding heavy metal translocating P-type ATPase, which translates to MTHQYIISGMSCNGCRTKVENTLNTIEGVQAVVTLNPQTATITMDKHVATEKFQEVLTAAGKYTIEMKSSKDTEEPTVKSCCSSKNGQEHKNHEQKKTTVIPHNATGVFYCPMHCEGDKTYNKAGDCPVCGMDLVPQIAITHTQFTCPMHPEIISDEPGDCPICGMDLVPMQASENDENKSYLDLLKKMKIAVLFTLPLFIISMSEMIPNNPLYKLMSIENWNWVQFFFSIPVLFYAGWMFFVRAWKSILTWNLNMFTLIGIGTSVAFLFSIAGMFFPDIFPAEFKSHHGTIHLYFEAATVIITLVLLGQLLEAKAHGQTNGAIKELLKLAPTEATLVENGVDKVISIHNIKKGDLLRVKPGEKIPVDGKITSGESNIDESMITGEPIPVDKKIGDAVIYGTINGTKSFVMIAEKVGSETMLSQIIQMVNDASRSRAPIQKLADKVAKYFVPTVVLISILTFIAWAKFGPEPAYVYGLINAIAVLIIACPCALGLATPMSVMVGVGKGAQLGILIKNAEALENMNKIDVLITDKTGTITEGKPSVEKIYAVDNDVDLLLQSIASLNQYSEHPLAQAVVNFAKAKNSTTVEVPDFETIAGKGVLGTVNAKKVALGNKKLMLQVKASISEAIENKIIAEQNLGKTVSYIAIDQTVLGYVTITDAIKENSAKAIKALIDQGVEVIMLTGDNHNTAKAVADHLHLTSFKADCLPEDKLKEIQRLQAEGKIVAMAGDGINDAPALAQSNIGIAMGTGTDVAIESAKITLVKGDLNGIVKAKNLSHGVMSNIKQNLFFAFIYNVLGVPIAAGILYPFFGILLSPMLAALAMSLSSVSVIVNALRLRNLKL; encoded by the coding sequence ATGACACATCAATATATAATTTCAGGAATGTCCTGTAATGGTTGCCGCACCAAGGTTGAAAACACTTTAAACACGATTGAAGGCGTTCAGGCCGTCGTGACTTTAAATCCACAAACGGCAACGATCACAATGGACAAACATGTTGCGACAGAAAAATTTCAAGAAGTTTTAACTGCAGCCGGAAAATATACCATTGAAATGAAATCGTCGAAAGACACTGAAGAACCAACCGTTAAATCTTGCTGTTCTTCTAAAAATGGACAGGAGCATAAAAATCACGAACAAAAAAAAACGACTGTTATCCCGCATAACGCTACAGGAGTCTTTTATTGTCCAATGCATTGCGAAGGAGACAAAACTTACAACAAAGCAGGAGATTGTCCGGTCTGTGGTATGGACTTAGTACCACAGATTGCCATCACCCATACGCAGTTTACCTGCCCGATGCATCCGGAAATTATTTCGGATGAACCCGGTGACTGTCCTATTTGTGGAATGGATTTGGTTCCGATGCAAGCTTCAGAAAATGATGAAAACAAAAGCTATTTAGATTTACTAAAAAAAATGAAGATTGCCGTATTATTTACGCTACCCCTCTTTATTATTTCGATGTCGGAAATGATTCCGAACAATCCGCTTTACAAATTAATGTCTATTGAAAATTGGAATTGGGTTCAATTCTTTTTTTCGATTCCGGTGCTTTTTTATGCCGGCTGGATGTTCTTCGTTCGTGCCTGGAAATCAATTCTTACTTGGAATCTGAACATGTTTACTCTGATCGGAATCGGAACCAGCGTTGCTTTTTTGTTCAGTATTGCCGGAATGTTTTTTCCGGATATTTTTCCCGCAGAATTCAAATCACACCACGGAACGATTCATTTGTATTTTGAAGCCGCAACCGTTATTATAACTTTAGTTCTACTCGGACAATTGTTGGAAGCAAAAGCACACGGACAAACCAACGGCGCGATCAAAGAATTATTAAAATTGGCACCAACCGAGGCCACTCTGGTAGAAAATGGAGTAGACAAAGTAATCTCTATTCACAACATCAAAAAAGGAGATCTATTACGTGTAAAACCGGGAGAAAAAATTCCGGTAGACGGAAAAATCACTTCAGGTGAAAGCAATATCGACGAATCGATGATCACCGGAGAGCCAATTCCGGTGGATAAAAAAATCGGTGATGCTGTCATTTATGGAACGATAAACGGAACCAAATCATTTGTTATGATTGCCGAAAAAGTAGGTTCAGAAACCATGCTTTCACAGATCATTCAAATGGTAAATGATGCCAGCCGTTCGAGAGCACCAATTCAGAAATTAGCCGATAAAGTCGCTAAATATTTTGTACCTACTGTCGTATTAATTTCGATTCTAACTTTTATCGCTTGGGCGAAATTTGGTCCGGAACCCGCTTATGTGTACGGATTAATCAATGCAATTGCCGTTTTAATTATTGCCTGTCCATGTGCTTTAGGACTAGCCACTCCAATGTCGGTTATGGTGGGTGTGGGTAAAGGAGCTCAATTGGGTATTCTAATTAAAAATGCGGAAGCGTTAGAGAACATGAACAAAATCGATGTTCTGATTACGGATAAAACCGGAACCATTACAGAAGGAAAACCGTCAGTTGAAAAAATTTATGCTGTAGATAACGATGTTGATTTATTATTACAAAGTATCGCTTCGCTAAATCAATACAGTGAGCATCCTTTGGCACAAGCCGTTGTAAATTTCGCAAAAGCTAAAAATAGTACCACAGTAGAAGTTCCGGATTTTGAAACTATTGCCGGAAAAGGAGTTTTGGGAACAGTTAATGCTAAAAAAGTAGCGCTGGGAAATAAAAAACTGATGCTTCAGGTTAAAGCTTCCATTTCTGAAGCTATTGAGAACAAGATCATCGCAGAACAAAACTTAGGCAAAACGGTCTCTTATATCGCAATTGACCAAACTGTTTTGGGTTATGTAACCATTACAGATGCCATCAAAGAAAACAGTGCCAAAGCAATCAAAGCCTTAATTGATCAAGGTGTTGAAGTGATTATGTTAACCGGTGACAATCATAATACCGCAAAAGCAGTAGCAGATCATTTGCATTTGACTTCCTTTAAAGCCGATTGTTTACCGGAAGACAAACTAAAAGAAATTCAACGTTTGCAAGCCGAAGGAAAAATTGTGGCCATGGCGGGAGACGGAATCAACGATGCTCCGGCTTTAGCACAATCCAATATCGGAATTGCCATGGGAACCGGAACCGATGTTGCTATAGAAAGTGCCAAAATAACCTTGGTGAAAGGAGATCTTAACGGAATTGTTAAGGCCAAAAACCTCAGCCACGGTGTAATGTCAAACATCAAACAAAACTTGTTTTTTGCCTTTATATACAATGTCTTAGGGGTGCCAATTGCAGCAGGAATTTTATATCCGTTTTTTGGAATTCTGCTTTCGCCTATGTTGGCGGCCTTAGCAATGA